A genomic region of Paroedura picta isolate Pp20150507F chromosome 4, Ppicta_v3.0, whole genome shotgun sequence contains the following coding sequences:
- the LOC143836694 gene encoding papilin-like: MELRQVLLLGTVLGLPAAQKEEVTDVCALPAEKGPCAGYIAMFYYSPRSQSCQGFIYGGCGGNENRFPTLEMCVWSCVYNDICRLPVNRGRCQQRKTRYFYNHANQTCERFVYSGCRGNRNRFPTLEECQRTCLHPEICQLPMDSGTCRAHVPFYYYEPRNQSCVRFLYGGCQGNRNRFPTLEQCEHVCRHPDVCVLPPDTGPCSNYSRRFHYSPATQKCLPFPYGGCRGNANRFPTLEECRETCSRKDICRLPKDPGPCAERIPRFYYDSLSQTCEEFVYGGCGGNSNRFETQTECVWRCRNPDICRLPPETGSCRAPRLRYSYNPDRRRCDTFTYSGCKGNENRFATLQECRHACAKPNLCRLPLDRGQGNGSIPMYYYNPDKQVCAKSAFRGRQGNANRFASRAECRETCRDPDICQLPKEPGPCEARIPSFYYNSTSRLCTEFNYGGCKGNQNRFASQEECQRVCRGPAPWISNWKREAGHDEKDPSLPETLESSCLPE, encoded by the exons ATGGAACTGAGGCAGGTCCTGCTTCTGGGGACGGTGCTTGGCCTACCGGCTGCACAGAAGGAGGAGG TGACAGACGTCTGCGCCCTCCCTGCAGAGAAGGGGCCATGTGCTGGCTATATCGCCATGTTTTACTATTCACCCCGCTCCCAGAGCTGCCAAGGCTTCATCTatggtgggtgtggggggaaTGAGAACAGGTTCCCCACCCTGGAGATGTGTGTCTGGAGCTGCGTGTACAACg ACATCTGCAGGCTGCCCGTGAATcggggccgctgccagcagcgCAAGACCAGGTACTTCTACAACCACGCCAACCAGACCTGCGAGAGATTCGTCTACAGCGGCTGCAGGGGCAACAGAAACCGGTTCCCGACCCTGGAGGAGTGTCAGCGCACCTGCTTGCACCCAG AAATCTGCCAGCTTCCCATGGACTCGGGTACTTGCAGGGCTCACGTGCCTTTCTACTATTATGAGCCGCGCAACCAGTCCTGTGTGCGCTTCTTGTACGGGGGCTGCCAGGGCAACAGGAACCGGTTTCCCACTCTCGAGCAATGTGAGCATGTCTGCCGGCACCCAG ATGTCTGCGTCCTGCCCCCGGACACAGGGCCCTGCTCCAATTACTCCCGCCGGTTCCATTACTCCCCGGCCACCCAGAAGTGCCTGCCCTTCCCTTACGGAGGCTGCAGGGGAAACGCCAACCGGTTCCCCACCCTGGAAGAATGCAGAGAGACCTGCAGCAGGAAAG ataTCTGCAGGCTCCCCAAGGACCCTGGGCCCTGTGCAGAGCGGATTCCCCGGTTCTACTACGACTCCCTCAGCCAAACGTGCGAGGAATTTGTCTACGGAGGCTGCGGAGGCAACAGCAACAGGTTCGAAACACAGACGGAGTGCGTGTGGCGATGTCGGAACCCAG ATATCTGCCGGCTGCCCCCAGAGACGGGCTCCTGCCGAGCGCCCCGGCTGAGGTACTCTTACAACCCGGACAGGCGGAGGTGTGACACCTTCACCTACAGCGGCTGCAAGGGCAACGAGAACCGGTTTGCAACTCTGCAGGAGTGCCGGCACGCCTGCGCTAAGCCGA ATCTGTGCCGGCTGCCGCTGGACCGTGGGCAGGGAAACGGCTCCATCCCCATGTACTACTACAACCCAGACAAGCAGGTCTGTGCAAAGTCTGCCTTCAGAGGCCGCCAGGGCAATGCTAACCGGTTTGCGTCTCGGGCAGAGTGCCGGGAGACCTGCAGAGACCCCG ATATCTGCCAACTCCCCAAGGAGCCTGGCCCCTGTGAAGCACGGATCCCCAGCTTCTACTATAACTCCACCTCCAGGCTGTGCACAGAGTTCAACTACGGGGGCTGCAAGGGGAACCAGAACAGATTTGCCTCCCAAGAAGAGTGCCAGCGGGTCTGCCGGGGTCCAG CCCCCTGGATCTCCAACTGGAAGCGTGAAGCGGGCCATGATGAGAAAGacccttctctgcctgagactctggagagcagctgcctgcccGAGTAG
- the LOC143836618 gene encoding uncharacterized protein LOC143836618 → MHLSLLLLPGSLAFLAGLPLACPTLYTGGKKPQTCPDILQNPDQAELRGNYCQDDSSCPGSQKCCKTKHGQLCVLPEGVLSGYCPKLALEDPDAATCTAECNDDYDCLGYQPSQKCCDLGPWRLCMESDKEHPGVCPLREVVQTCDPCNNTCDDDRDCSITQKCCFDGCSRSCLDPVRSHQCRLPPERGPCKASLTHYYYDVGRKACVKFTYGGCGGNSNNFETKEECEKTCGKINPEVCKQHPDSGPCSNCIERYYYNSTSNTCRPFTYGGCKGNDNRFQSELECLIVCKKPDHCIVK, encoded by the exons ATGCAtctgagcctcctcctcctccccgggagTCTTGCTTTCTTGGCTGGCTTGCCACTTGCATGCCCAACGTTGTACACAG GAGGAAAGAAGCCCCAAACCTGCCCTGATATTCTGCAGAACCCGGATCAAGCTGAGCTGCGTGGAAACTACTGCCAGGACGATTCCAGCTGCCCAGGGAGTCAGAAATGCTGCAAAACCAAACATGGGCAACTCTGTGTGCTTCCTGAGGGAG tCCTCAGTGGCTactgccccaagctggctctggaggaCCCGGATGCCGCCACGTGCACGGCAGAATGCAACGACGACTACGACTGCCTTGGGTACCAGCCCAGCCAGAAGTGCTGCGATTTGGGCCCCTGGCGCTTGTGCATGGAATCCGACAAAG AGCACCCCGGAGTCTGTCCCTTGAGGGAAGTGGTGCAAACCTGTGATCCCTGCAACAACACCTGCGACGATGACAGGGACTGCTCCATCACCCAGAAGTGCTGCTTCGACGGCTGCAGCCGCAGTTGCCTGGACCCAG TGCGCAGCCACCAGTGTCGGTTGCCTCCGGAGAGGGGCCCTTGCAAGGCCTCCCTCACACATTATTACTACGACGTTGGTCGCAAGGCTTGCGTAAAGTTCACCTACGGCGGCTGCGGGGGCAACTCCAACAACTTCGAGACCAAGGAGGAATGCGAGAAGACCTGCGGGAAAATCAATCCAG AGGTTTGCAAGCAGCACCCGGATTCAGGCCCCTGCTCCAACTGCATTGAGCGCTACTACTACAACTCCACCTCCAATACTTGCCGCCCGTTTACTTACGGGGGCTGCAAAGGGAACGACAACCGGTTCCAGTCTGAACTGGAGTGCTTGATAGTCTGCAAGAAGCCAG ATCACTGCATAGTAAAGTGA